A portion of the Cryptomeria japonica chromosome 5, Sugi_1.0, whole genome shotgun sequence genome contains these proteins:
- the LOC131054681 gene encoding transcription termination factor MTERF4, chloroplastic-like, with protein MKKPSIRSSTRLAARISVCSAMAFVLFWRCIVCSGKYSSCFPLEIKFHPPSFTFAPCSPLSSSSSSCFTSSLNIISNLLTKECGFSSSQVTAVMRRAPLLLRNKSDHTAREVIHLLRDSGFTENKLTTTILRYPLILTLRVDRQLRPKMEFLKKMGLSTQDTANIIFKRPRLLSLSLESCLVPRIFHIETLFGSKDNLCKVLRIVPQLLVSDFEKQVKPKVEFVKNSIGIPEGSTAFARALGAVIGLRFETLEAKIKNLASLGLAEEEIGQILKKDPLAFRYSTKKMKENIDFLTHTAGLESKIVAWNPKILSLSLEKRLKPRFEVFQYLRTYSHVKYLPNLVSFFKLSEQEFLKYSGQVKSNDHTVS; from the coding sequence ATGAAGAAACCCTCGATTAGATCTTCCACACGTTTGGCTGCTCGTATCTCTGTTTGCTCTGCAATGGCATTCGTATTGTTTTGGAGATGCATAGTTTGTTCAGGGAAATATTCCTCATGTTTTCCTCTAGAAATCAAATTTCATCCTCCATCATTCACATTCGCGCCATGCTCAccactttcttcttcatcatcatcttgttTCACATCCTCCCTCAATATCATTTCAAATCTCTTAACAAAAGAATGTGGTTTTTCTTCTTCTCAGGTGACAGCTGTCATGAGAAGAGCACCGCTGCTGTTGAGGAACAAATCTGACCACACCGCTAGAGAAGTCATTCATCTTCTAAGAGATTCTGGGTTCACTGAAAACAAGCTTACGACTACCATTCTTAGATACCCACTTATCCTTACACTGAGAGTGGATAGACAGTTGAGGCCCAAGATGGAATTTCTGAAAAAAATGGGCTTGTCTACTCAAGACACAGCAAATATTATATTTAAGAGACCCAGATTGCTTAGCTTGAGTTTGGAAAGCTGTCTTGTCCCTAGAATCTTCCATATTGAAACTCTATTTGGCTCAAAGGACAATCTGTGCAAGGTTTTGAGAATAGTGCCTCAGCTTTTGGTGAGTGATTTCGAGAAGCAGGTGAAACCTAAAGTGGAGTTCGTGAAGAATAGTATAGGCATTCCGGAAGGTTCAACAGCATTTGCGCGAGCCCTCGGTGCGGTTATAGGCCTTAGATTTGAAACCCTGGAAGCGAAAATTAAAAATTTGGCGAGTCTTGGTCTGGCAGAGGAGGAAATCGGTCAAATTCTTAAGAAAGATCCTCTAGCATTTCGTTATTCAaccaagaaaatgaaagaaaacatcGATTTTTTGACACACACTGCAGGTCTTGAGTCCAAGATTGTTGCTTGGAATCCTAAGATTTTGAGTTTGAGCCTAGAGAAAAGGCTCAAACCCCGGTTTGAAGTCTTTCAATATCTGAGGACATATTCCCACGTCAAATATCTACCTAATCTGGTTAGCTTTTTTAAATTAAGTGAGCAAGAATTCCTTAAATATTCTGGCCAAGTCAAGTCCAATGATCATACTGTCTCCTAA